One window from the genome of Anguilla rostrata isolate EN2019 chromosome 5, ASM1855537v3, whole genome shotgun sequence encodes:
- the LOC135255986 gene encoding CD209 antigen-like protein C isoform X1: MDSTAIMDMDHRGSWGSREGDIGMKGTRFYRLIAVSLGLLCVVLLIAIIPLCIHYNKDVNNTRETLMVLKTERDQLQTNYSTVIAERDQLQTNYSTVIAERDQLQTNYSTVIAERDQLQTNYSTVIAEKDQLQKRLAILEPPCPEDWIEFNSSLYFLSTEQQKTWRHSRSDCIERGADLVIINSRKEQEFLNGLMKTKHFWIGLSDTDEENTWKWVDGTVLTSGFWKTGEPNDADDMEDCATSEPESNPISNWNDMPCSRDRNWVCERSVCH; this comes from the exons ATGGACTCTACAGCAATCATGGACATGGATCATCGCGGAAGCTGGGGGTCGCGCGAGGGGGACATCGGGATGAAAG GAACAAGATTCTACAGACTGATTGCAGTGTCTCTGGGGCTGCTGTGTGTTGTACTACTGATTGCTATTATACCTCTCTGTATCCATT ATAATAAAGATGTTAATAATACCAGGGAGACTCTGATGGTcctgaaaacagagagagaccaaCTACAGACCAATTACAGCACTGTTATAGCAGAGAGAGACCAACTACAGACCAATTACAGCACTGTTATAGCAGAGAGAGACCAACTACAGACCAATTACAGCACTGTTAtagcagagagagaccagctACAGACCAATTACAGCACTGTTATAGCAGAGAAAGACCAGCTGCAGAAGAGGCTGG CCATTTTAGAGCCTCCCTGCCCTGAGGACTGGATAGAGTTCAACTCCAGTTTGTACTTCCTATCCACTGAACAACAGAAGACCTGGAGACATAGCCGAAGTGACTGCATAGAAAGAGGAGCTGACCTGGTtatcattaacagcagaaaggaacag GAATTTTTGAATGGATTAATGAAGACAAAACATTTCTGGATCGGCCTGAGCGACACAGACGAAGAAAACACTTGGAAGTGGGTAGACGGCACAGTACTGACCTCAGG GTTCTGGAAGACAGGGGAGCCTAATGACGCTGATGATATGGAAGACTGTGCTACAAGTGAACCTGAATCTAATCCAATCAGCAACTGGAATGACATGCCTTGCTCCAGGGATAGGAACTGGGTTTGTGAAAGATCAGTGTGTCattaa
- the LOC135255986 gene encoding CD209 antigen-like protein C isoform X2 → MDSTAIMDMDHRGSWGSREGDIGMKGTRFYRLIAVSLGLLCVVLLIAIIPLCIHYNKDVNNTRETLMVLKTERDQLQTNYSTVIAERDQLQTNYSTVIAERDQLQTNYSTVIAERDQLQTNYSTVIAEKDQLQKRLEPPCPEDWIEFNSSLYFLSTEQQKTWRHSRSDCIERGADLVIINSRKEQEFLNGLMKTKHFWIGLSDTDEENTWKWVDGTVLTSGFWKTGEPNDADDMEDCATSEPESNPISNWNDMPCSRDRNWVCERSVCH, encoded by the exons ATGGACTCTACAGCAATCATGGACATGGATCATCGCGGAAGCTGGGGGTCGCGCGAGGGGGACATCGGGATGAAAG GAACAAGATTCTACAGACTGATTGCAGTGTCTCTGGGGCTGCTGTGTGTTGTACTACTGATTGCTATTATACCTCTCTGTATCCATT ATAATAAAGATGTTAATAATACCAGGGAGACTCTGATGGTcctgaaaacagagagagaccaaCTACAGACCAATTACAGCACTGTTATAGCAGAGAGAGACCAACTACAGACCAATTACAGCACTGTTATAGCAGAGAGAGACCAACTACAGACCAATTACAGCACTGTTAtagcagagagagaccagctACAGACCAATTACAGCACTGTTATAGCAGAGAAAGACCAGCTGCAGAAGAGGCTGG AGCCTCCCTGCCCTGAGGACTGGATAGAGTTCAACTCCAGTTTGTACTTCCTATCCACTGAACAACAGAAGACCTGGAGACATAGCCGAAGTGACTGCATAGAAAGAGGAGCTGACCTGGTtatcattaacagcagaaaggaacag GAATTTTTGAATGGATTAATGAAGACAAAACATTTCTGGATCGGCCTGAGCGACACAGACGAAGAAAACACTTGGAAGTGGGTAGACGGCACAGTACTGACCTCAGG GTTCTGGAAGACAGGGGAGCCTAATGACGCTGATGATATGGAAGACTGTGCTACAAGTGAACCTGAATCTAATCCAATCAGCAACTGGAATGACATGCCTTGCTCCAGGGATAGGAACTGGGTTTGTGAAAGATCAGTGTGTCattaa
- the exoc1l gene encoding exocyst complex component 1-like, which yields MSSLLKEEMQRVLFTPQGQQLKEFIEIAETAPGRHFLCVSVNKVKAVQISVVKNLRSNRQDTFERTEEWFLKDLILLDGRDPEADEPQFVMHFDTPRSMEAVSCAAKYSLARSLVSLSNSHCQRDLPLANFDRTYIQPTSVYSNRGDCMVLLQICFYAANLVCLSLCPIS from the exons ATGTCCTCACTACTGAAAGAAGAGATGCAGAGAGTCCTCTTTACCCCTCAGGGGCAACAGCTGAAGGAGTTCATAGAAATTGCTGAAACTGCCCCAGGGAGACATTTTCTTTGTGTATCag TGAACAAAGTCAAAGCCGTACAGATTTCTGTGGTGAAAAACCTCAGATCCAATCGGCAGGATACGTTTGAGAGGACCGAAGAGTGGTTCCTGAAGGACCTGATTTTGCTGGATGGAAGAGACCCTGAAGCA GATGAGCCCCAGTTTGTGATGCATTTTGACACGCCCCGCTCAATGGAAGCAGTGAGCTGTGCTGCTAAATACTCGCTGGCGCGATCACTGGTCTCTCTCAGCAACTCGCACTGCCAGAGGGACTTGCCACTTGCTAACTTCGACCGGACCTACATTCAGCCCACATCTGTCTACTCCAACCGAGGGGACTGCATGGTGCTGCTGCAGATCTGCTTCTACGCTGCCAACCtggtgtgtctctctctgtgtcccatTTCATGA